The Pungitius pungitius chromosome 8, fPunPun2.1, whole genome shotgun sequence genome has a window encoding:
- the LOC134132302 gene encoding G2/M phase-specific E3 ubiquitin-protein ligase-like: MVVTPTPRPIFISRSNVWTTAFRQFNRPRFSESSGMLYVTFASDEMEEDAEDLGGPRREFFRLLVRAIFQGSGAFEESPNGFTPKLNIAHVQNGVYRTIGKMMSTIIVQGGEPPAFLAPHVVDYIVTEDILQVRVTPDDIADAELRDSLKKVKQASTVDELEEALDCCDTWRFQIEGLPNPVTMDRRNEFIRNATLYHVILHQQSCFNQLMDGLSYYGVLPLLREHRSMRIFLDMPEKRDEVTAEVLACLLKPSYSVLGSNKRPKEELMVVKFREFLQCVENKELGEILGARTLTEEEKDFVQNLGLGHILAFATGSSKIPAVGFQPNPKIVFIHDEIKRHPVAHTCSNELLIFVNAKNMADDDEFEYCFVVALMNGALFSTI, from the exons ATGGTTGTTACCCCAACGCCGAGACCAATCTTCATAAGCCGGAGTAATGTTTGGACCACTGCCTTTCGGCAATTCAACAGACCCAGATTTTCAGAGAGCTCTGGAATGCTTTATGTCACGTTTGCAAGTGATGAAATGGAGGAAGATGCTGAAGATTTGGGAGGGCCACGACGAGAGTTCTTTCGTTTGCTTGTGAGGGCTATCTTCCAAGGCAGTGGAGCATTTGAAG agTCTCCCAACGGGTTTACTCCAAAGCTGAACATAGCTCATGTGCAAAACGGAGTGTACAGAACCATTGGAAAGATGATGTCTACCATAATAGTCCAAGGTGGTGAACCACCAGCATTCCTTGCACCACATGTAGTGGACTACATTGTGACTGAAGATATCCTGCAAGTACGTGTCACTCCTGATGACATAGCTGACGCGGAGTTAAGGGATTCTCTGAAGAAG gtcaaacaagcaagcacAGTGGATGAGCTAGAGGAAGCGCTGGACTGCTGTGACACATGGAGATTTCAGATTGAGGGTCTTCCAAACCCAGTCACCATGGACAGAAGAAATGAATTTATTAGGAATGCAACATTGTATCATGTCATCTTGCATCAACAAAGTTGCTTCAATCAACTGATGGATGGTCTATCCTACTATGGA GTACTTCCACTTCTGAGGGAACATCGTAGCATGAGAATCTTTCTTGACATGCCTGAGAAGAGAGATGAGGTCACAGCAGAAGTTCTTGCTTGCCTCTTAAAGCCAAGCTACTCTGTCCTGGGCAGCAACAAAAGGCCAAAAGAGGAGCTCATGGTTGTAAAGTTCAGAGAATTTCTCCAGTGTGTGGAGA ataaagagCTTGGTGAAATCCTTGGGGCCAGAACACTgactgaagaagagaaggacttcGTTCAGAACTTGGGCCTCGGTCACATCCTGGCTTTTGCAACAGGGAGCAGCAAAATTCCAGCTGTTGGATTCCAGCCAAATCCCAAAATCGTCTTCATTCATGACGAGATTAAGCGTCATCCGGTTGCGCACACCTGCTCAAATGAGCTTCTCATATTTGTCAATGCCAAAAACATGGCTGATGATGACGAATTTGAGTACTGCTTTGTGGTGGCCCTGATGAATGGAGCCTTGTTTAGCACCATTTAA
- the LOC134132301 gene encoding uncharacterized protein LOC134132301 produces MEKARYFSHFMLQGKMASPELALVIERAVAAGVRAALQDRPTPTPGTSLVATDTTSLPSVSAVISSPSTATTSQRSDGNLGQQSYISKQDIENVLSLKTTLTEVASILCISRPTLYKLMREHNISRTKFVQFSDEELDSAVSQIKAEHPHVGEVMLNGHMRSRDIVVQRKRLRESIKRVDSGGVESRRRTTISRRVYSVPCPNFIWHLDGNHKLIRWKLVVHGAMDGYSRMLMFLQCSNNNRSETVKQLFTTAIRQFGRPLHIRTDLGGENVLVWEDMRESRGEESVLTGSSVHNQRIERFNRDLNNNCSHVYSPIFYELESMNVLDLDNETDIFALHYVYIPRINRTLNEFGAAFNNHSVSSEGNRTPLQLFTLDRHLQNLHNPDTALEQLCNEPAAPTPMYGVDSFCPLQRWDLQELSLTVNPLENDHNNGKTLFQRVQQFVFSKIVSSHLHSE; encoded by the exons ATGGAGAAAGCGCGGTATTTTAGTCACTTCATGCTGCAAGGCAAGATGGCCAGTCCTGAACTAGCCCTTGTCATAGAGCGAGCTGTTGCAGCTGGCGTTAGGGCGGCCCTCCAAGACCGACCGACGCCTACACCAGGAACAAGTCTCGTCGCAACAGACACCACATCATTGCCGTCG gtATCAGCAGTGATTTCATCACCAAGTACAGCGACCACATCACAGAGATCG GATGGTAACCTTGGACAGCAGAGCTACATTTCCAAACAAGATATCGAAAATGTgctgtcattaaagaccacactGACAGAAGTTGCTTCCATCCTCTGCATTTCCAGACCAACCCTGTACAAACTCATGAGGGAGCACAACATCTCAAGAACAAAGTTTGTACAATTTAGTGATGAGGAATTAGATTCTGCAGTATCTCAGATTAAAGCAGAACATCCTCATGTGGGAGAGGTCATGCTTAATGGACATATGCGTTCAAGGGACATTGTGGTGCAAAGAAAGAGGTTAAGAGAGTCAATTAAAAGGGTTGATTCTGGGGGTGTTGAGTCCAGGCGGAGAACAACGATATCCAGGCGTGTTTATTCTGTGCCATGTCCAAATTTTATCTGGCACCTGGATGGTAACCATAAACTGATAAGATGGAAATTAGTTGTACATGGTGCAATGGACGGCTACAGTAGGATGCTCATGTTTCTCCAGTGCTCTAACAACAATCGGTCTGAAACCGTTAAACAGCTTTTCACTACAGCAATAAGACAGTTTGGCAGACCTCTGCATATCAGAACTGACTTGGGGGGAGAGAATGTTCTTGTTTGGGAGGATATGcgggaaagcagaggagaagaatcTGTTTTAACAGGAAGCTCTGTACATAACCAGCGCATTGAACGTTTTAACAGGGacttaaataataattgcaGTCATGTCTACTCACCCATTTTTTATGAACTGGAGTCAATGAATGTGCTAGACTTGGACAATGAAACAGATATATTTGCTCTTCATTATGTTTACATTCCTAGAATTAATcgcacattaaatgaattcggGGCTGCTTTTAATAATCATTCAGTGTCCTCAGAGGGAAACCGAACCCCTCTGCAGCTTTTCACATTAGACCGCCATCTGCAGAACCTCCACAACCCAGACACTGCATTAGAACAGCTCTGTAATGAGCCCGCAGCACCAACTCCTATGTATGGAGTAGATTCATTTTGCCCATTACAAAGATGGGATTTACAGGAGCTTTCCCTCACTGTAAACCCTCTTGAAAATGACCATAACAATGGAAAGACATTATTTCAAAGagtgcagcagtttgttttcagTAAAATTGTAAGCTCACATTTGCATTCTGAGTAA